The following is a genomic window from Lepidochelys kempii isolate rLepKem1 chromosome 18, rLepKem1.hap2, whole genome shotgun sequence.
TAGGCATGGATGGTTCTATtattctaggtgctgtacaaacacatgacaAAGAGGTggccctgcctcaaagagctttcaATCCAAGTTACACATTCGTAGCCAGGGGCCTCATCTGTACATAAATCGGGGATGGAATTAACTTTACAAATTCCTCACCTTGCACTGAACACTTTCAATAAACAAGCAGGATCACTGGCAGCAGAAGATGCTATTTTCCTGAGGGAGAACCCATGTCAAAGCCAAAAGAACCAAGATGAAACATCCCAGCATTGGCTGGCATCAGCCCATTTCAATGCTGGGCCTCTCCCCTTAGCTGAGAGGCAGGTCTAAAGCACCTGTGCTAAACTGTTATAGCTAAATGGGCCTTCAGCTGAGCCTGCCCGCCTTGGAGAAGCCAGCCGGCTCCATTAGACACAAGTGCCACTtatctaaaccccaccccctcaTCTTACAGTTTTCCACATCTCCCAGAGTAAAAATGAGAGACCCCCTTTTAGAACCACTGAGTAGGTGGATAGGCAGATTTCAGATCCCTGAGGCCATTCTGCTAGACCCACCTATGCCCAGACGTTGTATCTACAGGCATAGCATCTACTAGAAATAGAGGAGAATGTTTATTAACCCCCTGCCTGTGATCACACTCTCTCCTGCAAGGGGAATAACTCACATGGACTTTGAGGCTACCTGCCCATTCAGAAGCTGTGACATGTCATCAGATCTCCTGCCCCACGCTAGTGCTAACCAATATCACAGCAGACAAGTTCAGACTATCATCAAATGGCAGGAGTTTGTGGGTACAGGGGGCTCTGGACTTTGTCTTACCTGCTATGAGGAAGAGAATGCCACCGGCCACAGCAATCCGGCTTTTGATAACAGGGTTCTCGTCCCCCACTTTGGTACATTTCATTCCCACCACACTGACAATGACCCCCACAAAGCCCAGGAGGATAGAAACCACCATGAGCGCCCGGGAGGTCTGgaggtgaactgcaaagcaagAAAAGTGCAAGTCACTGGTGCTGCAGAGCAGATTAACCATGCAAAGAACCAGAGCCAGAGAAGAGAGGGGGCATCACTGGTCAACAAGACCAGCACCCCGGGGAAGAACAGTGCCTCCCAAGTCCCTGCACTGATGAGTGCAACTATTCGCATCCCTAAGTAGCAGTTCTGAGGTGCCCAGCAGCCCTTCCCCGTGGCCATATTGTCTTGTGGTGTCTAAAGAGCCATTCCCCCAGGTTTGCTGCTCTGTGGCACTGAGGAGCCATTCTGCACAGTGGTAACGTCGTGGCCAATCCTGGAGCTGTTCTCCACCAATCAGGTCACGTCACAAGCACCAGGATCCTCTTCCTTACCAGCCACGCTGCTCTCTGGAGTCCAGAATCCAACCCCGACTCATCAagctcccagccccaggtgggggcTTTGGAGGCTGTGTATATTGGGGGGGATTTAGCCTCAGGCATTGTAACCAGATGCAGTTCCCCCTCCTCTCTTCTCCAAGGGTCACTTCAGGAGTGGAGCACAGCCCTGCAGAGAGGCCCCATCctgtgatgagctgccaaaatcttaacaaccggttccctataaaaagttctgatgtaAGGgctgtgccccagtatgtatttttgtaccaacagggttaccatacgtccgtattttcccgtattttaaaatttaaaaattcctcctggatggcgatttaagaaccagaaagcctgacctgtccaggaaaatacgggtgtatgttaaccctgcctaaagttcttcaAAAAGATGGACCTGAGCTAGAAATGAGCTCTGTTTCACAGGTGTGAGGCCCCACCACGCCTTGGGGGTGTGctagggggaccagatgtccggattttatagggacagtcccgattttagggtctttttcttatataggcctctattaccccccacccccatcctgatttttcacacttgctgtctggtcactgtgCACAtatgtgggtcccagctgctccctgcccccctcattgaagcagatgtgcagggttactgccctgggaactgcagggcaccagtggacatggggccagctgcagacaggggcgtggggcagggctagctggaggcagggggtgtggggctggctgcgggcagggcagggggttcggagctgactggagccaggagggtgcaggggtagctggaggcaagggggtgtggggctgactggaggtaggggctggctgcaggcaaggcagggggttgcgggcctggctgcagacagggcagggggtgcgtgcggcaggggttggctgcaggcaaggcagggggtacggcaggggctggctgcaggcagggcagggggtgctgggctggtgtggacagggggtgcggggctggctggagacagggcacgGGGTGTGTGCTGCAGGCATTGactggatacagggcagggggggtgtggggctggtgtgggcagggcaggggtgtgtgtcaggggttggctggatacaggtcagggggtgcggcaggggctggctgcgggcaggggctgcgggggtggctggagatagggcagggggtgcgggcagggagtgcaggggtggctggagtcagggcagggggtggctggagacaggggctggctgtggggagggggttcaggggtggctggagacagggcagggggtggctggagatagggcagggggtgcgggcagggggtgcaggggtggctggagacagggcagggggtggctggagacagggggtggctgcgggctgggcaggggtgcagcagggactggctgcaggcagtgggtgcgggggtggctggaggcagggcagggggtgtggggagggggttcaggggtggctggagacagggcagggggtgttgcagggcctggctgcagggagggggttcaggggtggctggagacagggcagggggtgttgcagggcctggctgcagggagggggttcaggggtggctggaggcagggcagggggtgcggcaggggctggctgcgggcaggggggtgggtgctCGTGGGCAGAGTGGCTCGGAGCAGCCTGAGTAGCAGGACGCAGCCccggcccagcagagcagccggggacccacccggcagcagcgggagccccagggccaggggtcgggggagcagcagcaccagggctcgtgcccagggccaggccgcAGCCCACGCGGCTCCCGCAGTGCAGCGCCCCCGGTGGCCGGAGGAGGAATCACATCACTTGATACTCTTGGGGTATCTGGCAGAGCCCCCATGCGGGAGGAGAAAGAAGACTTTCCAAATGTATTATCCCTTATTCCCTTTCAATCTCCCCCTTTCCGTTTCTTATGCAGCCCATTAATTACACTGCCCATTACATGCAGGGGGAGGATCAGTGTGGCCATTAGCTACTTCTGTCCGAGGAGCAGCTGCTAGTCTGGAGTGTTAAATGGTTACTAGAAACTTGCAgttatcaaacacacacacatcagcaTAGGGGCTGGATTGGGACACCCACTTCTCAGTAACTTCAATGTCAGTTATGTGTCTGAACTCCCCtaaacagctttgaaaatctcgcCTTAGAAAGGCAGAATTAAGCCTTAGGCTGCAGCCATCTTGGAATAAAAAAGCCCCTGAACTTGTGCAGTGAGACCCTACCCTGGCCAtcttccagccctgctctgtcATCCTTATTCACAAGGGCTTTGAGGGTGTGGAGTTGTAGACAAGGCTGTTCTCGGCCAGTGCCATAGGAATGCACTGAGATTGTGTTCCCCAGACATaagggggagagatagctcagtggtttgagcattggcctgctaaacccagggttgagagttcaatctttgaggaggccatttagggatctgggggaaaaaatggggattggtcctgctttgatcagggggttggactagatgatctcctgaggtcccttccaaccctgatattctatgatggctCTGGGTTTGTCCCACAAGCTCGTTGCTTAGACTTGATTGTTTTTAACACCTAAAAGCTGGGCTAGAGTTTCAAACCTGCCTGAGTCAGACGGAGAGAAGGGGCCAGGAGGCCATCATGAGCCGCGAATGTGTCATAAAACAGGTGATAAACACCAGCGCAGATTGGTGGGGAAGGAACTGCATGAATTGACCGGCTCCAAGTACTTTCTATGCGCTTGTGAGCTCAGAAAAGATGGACACAAGAAATGTCTTAAAACAAAGTGAAATGCCTAAGTTTGGGGCATGGACCATGGACATTCCGTGAGACAGAAACAGAGACTTCGTCAGGGGCCACCATCTTCAACTGTGGATTCCTGGGAAACGCTCAGAAACACCCCGGTCACCACCCCACGAGCATAGGCGTGCGCACGGGGTGTGCCGGGTGTGCCCAGGCACACCCTAATGCAGGGCAGAGCTCTGGGGGGCCGGGGCTGCATGCTTCCATggggcagcgtgtctggctctgcGCTGAGCCAAACGCTTCTAGAAGCCTCATGATTGGGGGGCCATGGTGTTGGACAAGggccaggggcagtcaggggacagggagcagggtgggttggatacaTAGGAGGTGAGCTGGGCCGTGGTGCCCATGCTTCATGGTTCggcagtgtggggtggggcagctcccccctccccggcatCCCTCCGCACACtgcctccatcccccctcccagagctgaccCGGTTCCCAGAGTGGTGGGGGGGCAATGCCAGAGCTGCCTGACTGCGCCTccccagcagggagagggagggagctgcaggcagagaaagcagcaggagtctgtcactgtcagacacagatggggggcggggcggcATTGTGGGGGCAAACAGATGGAGCCAGGGGCAGGAGAAAGTAACAGTGATGGGCACCCCGGGGCTGGCATAAAATACACAGTACAGAGAGGGcttcctggggagggggggtataccaacactcccttcccccacagaccagacccaggctgcagctggctctgtccatcactccccccaccccacagagaccCACACAACCCTCTGCCCTCCTGGAAGATCCCCACCAGCCCCTGTGCCCCCATCACCCCTCTCCAGAGAGCCCCCCCTTTGTGCCTCCAGagacagctcccctcccccctgctccccagctccctacAATCTCCCCCTTTGCCTTCCCCGTCCCGCCCCCAGCTCATTGGCCAGGAGGCTCCCAGGCTGTTGGCCagcgcagccaatgggagctgcacctgaGGCAGGGGGCCTGCTTCCAGATGGTGCCTCCACAGCACAGGGAGGGGGAGCCACAGGTGAGCAAACCCCGGTCACCGTCATCACAGGCCCAGCAATTCTCTGGGTATTTAATTTCACTGAGGCAAGTAATTTAATCTACCCTTCCTTTCCAGACAGTTTGTGtcttttcttgtaagaaaacttacATTTTCTTTGCAAACAAGTCCAGATATAGTTTTTCACTTGAGAAGTATATTTTCTGGTTGTTCATAagctcatttattttgttaactCAGTTTCATAGGGAATTTTAAAAGTCACTTGAATTGTAACTCTTTTTTTCCCATTGGTCCAAAAACACATGGAAGATGtgcagatttttatttctgtgggtCAAACCGTGTAGAAATGTAAATGTCAGAGCTAGAAAAGCTCTGCAAGGGTATGGGTCCCTCAGGAAACTGTCCTCAAGTCATTCATTCTTCTGGGCACTCCATTCTATTGTTCCCTCTTACATTGAGAGAGATCAGTGTCTCcacccacaggtttcagagtagcagccgtgttagtctgtattcgcaaaaagaaaaggaggacttgtggcaccttagagactaaccaatttatttgagcataagctttcgtgagctacagctcacttcatcagagtagctcacgaaagcttatgctcaaataaattggttagtctctaaggggccacaagtactccttttcttctttccacCCACAGGAAGACTGGGCCAAccctgcagccactctgcctCTACCCTTGTTCTCCGTCTGCTCCCTCTACCAGCCCCTTTGGTCTCCCTGGGATTCCCCCTACCATTACTCCCTCTGGGGCTTCTTTCTCTGGAGCTTCTCCTGAAGTAAAGTTGTCATTACAGGTTCTTatctctgtaatgtatttaattttgatgtatttattaaGTGTTAATTAATGCACTTTGCACTTCAGCCCTCTGTATAAATTAATCCTCTTCTTTCCATATGTTTTGCCCATAGGGTTTTCGGCAGCCCTAGGTCAGCCAGCAACAGCACTTGCGCCTTTGCAATGGGGTGAAGGAAGGGGACCATGAGATCCCTATTGATGTGCTTTGCAAGAAGTGTTATCCTTACTCAGGGtttaaatgtgtttaaatgaTATAAGTGCCTTGTAGAATCCCAAAGCAAGCTCATTCTCATTTCTCTTATAATAATCTCACCTACAGTATACACACGTGTTTCATTCATTCTGAGTTGATTTTATTGttaattgttattgttattattaatgattattaacTAGGTTACTGGGTTTTTTCAGTGAGGAAAATCGTGTGCTAAATGTTCGCCTTTAAAAAGCCCCCCTGGGTGCACACGCCCCTGCGCAGGAGCAAGACCATCGGGCGGCTGAACCAGTTCAGTCCGCAGCGGGAACGTCTCCCGTCGGCtgctcatttcctgtttggttgcCAGCCCGTTTTATCttggcagggaggggaaaggagcctGTGATGCGATGCAAACCAAAAAACGCAGCCCGCAGCTGGGAGCCCAAGACTCCCCCCTGCCAGATTTGAAATGCGAAGGTTGCTGGCCCCGCCTGAGCGCTGCACATGGGGCATGTAGGGTGGGGACACGGCGAAGTCCCGCTCGCGGAGGGTGCCCGGGTGCAGGGAGCTACTCCCAGGCAGTCTCAGAAGGAGGCGCTGCTCCCGCTCGCCAGAGCTCAGCGGTGGGTTTGTTAACATCGGCCCGTCCCGGGCCAGCGAAAACCAAGGCGCGCAGCCTCCTATTCCGCAGCCCGAAAACCAGGTTGGAAAATCCCTCCCTGGGGCAAAAATGAGCGATCAGGAGAACCCTGCTCAGAGGGGAGGAACCAGCATTTCCTCTTCTTTGAGCTCCCACTCGATGCAGTGACCCCCGTGTTCAGCGGCGCAATGAACCGCTGACAAGGGGATTGTGAACCGCGAGCTAAGGGAAAGCGCTGCTCGGCTCTGACTGCGGTTACCTCCCCCTGGCTGAGCATTCACACGGCTCCCATAAAGTAcaacccctcccccgcacacacacccctttgggGCCTGTTTTCATTCATTTGCCTCCTGGTCTCGCGTCGTACCAGGTGGTGGAGGCTGCGTCTCACAACCGCTGTACCAACAAAAGAAGGAGACCCCAGGAAAGGGATGTGAGTTACCAGGatacattgtgtaaagagttgtcactttggatgggctatcaccagcaggagagtgaatctgtgtgggggggtggagggtgagaaaacctggatttgtgctggaaatggcccacctgatgaccactttagataagctattaccagctggacagtggggtgggaggaggtattttttcatattctctgtgtatatataaagtctgctacagtttccacggcatgcatccgatgaagtgagctgtagctcacgaaagctcatgctcaaataaattggttagtctctaaggtgccacaagtactccttttctttttgcgaatacagactaacacggctgttactctgaaacaggatacGAACGGAATCTGCGACTCACTCCTCTCCTGCAAACTAAGCTAATCTCATTTCCCAGCTGGCTTCAAATCTCCAGCAGCTACTAGCAGGGGCAGGCGGGATTTGCTGGGTATTTTTAAGCCCAGGCTTGTGTTAGGGACACAGGGACAAATAGTTTCAACTCTTCTCGTTTAAACAAATAGCTCGTTTCCATTTTAGACATGGCATCTGGCTGGCTCCTGGGAAGGGCTCAGAGCTTTCTCCCAGGGTGCGGCTGCTGTAGCCCAAACTCACTCTTCGAACACTTCTCCGGGTGTAGCCGATTCCCTCCGGGACGTCTGTTTGCAGAAGAGCCCGGGGGTCAGACACGGCCTCTGTCTGCTACAAAAGAGAAAGGCCAGCGGGGGAGAAAGTGCCGCGAACTGCTGAGAACGGAGAGGGAATCCCCAGGCTCCTCGCCCACAGCAGCCCCTTTCTGGGCGCACCATGGGGGCTTTCAGCACAGACACAGCCCGGCTGCGAAGGAAGGCCGAGCAGAGGAGACAAGGAGAGTTTAGTGTAAAGGAGGAGATAGGACGGACTATAACGGGCTGCGAAGGACGTTCCAGTTCACAAGGACTCACTAGTGACATTACAAAGGCAGGGGAGTTTTCAATGAACCAAACGGTGCTTTGACAAGAGTAAAGGGTAACTGTGGGTCACTGTTTGCAGTGCTGTAACCCGTAATTAACGCCCGCTGGACCACTGGCAACTCACCCCTTTCCTTGCAGGGCCGCGGCTTGGCTACACTGAATGCTCCTGCGGCTCGCAGGGCTGCAGCTGTGCCCAGTGTGTGACTCCCTACACCGCCAGTAGGGGGTCTCCCGTCAGATGATCCACCCCTCCCAGATGCGGCGGTAGTGaggtggacagaagaattcttccttcgaTCTAGCTCTGTCTATACCAGGGTTAGGCCGGCATAGCCACATCGCTCTGGGTGTGGCTTTACACAGACATGCCGATGTCAATTCCCAGGGGAGACCGGCCCCAGGGCGCTGAGGACGAAGCACAAAACCCAGCCTGTGCCAGAGGCCAGAGGCAAAGGGACTGGGTCAGGCGCTTTCTGAACTAGAACAAAGTCCCGAGGAGGACGAGGGAGGAGAGCTTTTCACTCTTGTGCTCCAGGGGCTGATCTGGGCACCAGCTACATTCAGTGTGTCCCAAGATTTTTTTCGGGGCCCTCGGAGTGCAGATGAAAGGGAAGATTTGGCATTTGAGCTCAGCCAGGCACGTCTGACAAGGGGAAAGGGTTGGTCGAGTCTCTgctcctggctgtgccacagactccACCTGTAACCTTGAACAAGTCCCACAGGCCCAGAtgctcaaaggtgtttaggcccCTAACTCCCACCAGGGGACTTTGggaatctgggcctcagtttcccatctgtactcTGGagataacagccctgccctgccccccggggtgttgtgaggacaaacACATAAGTAGAGGGGCGGTGCCGGGGCACTGCAGAGATGGGGGCAATACAAACACACGTCAATCCACCCCCACGCCCTACACTGCCGGGGGACCCGCCCCCTCGGCTTCCTCCAGCCGCTTCAGCACGCTCCCGGTCAGGCTCCCTGAACCCGGGCTTCCCCCCGGAATGACAACTCCTTGCTCGGGGGCTGCTCTCCGCGGCATGGAGCGCACCGCAGGGACCCGGCACCCAGCGCCAGTCCTACCCTGGCAGGAACGGCCGGGGCCTGCCGCAGCCACGGGCCAAGCAGACAAGCTCCCGCCGCCCCAGGCTGGCAGGTCCGTAAAGGCCCCCAGCCGcactcccacctgccccccaactgCAACGCCCCGAGGCGGCGCCTTCCGCGGGGTCTGAGCGGCGCTGGCCCGGCCCACGGGCAGAGCTTAGCCCTCAGCTGCCCCGCTCCGCGCCGGCAGGGCCGTATAACGCGCCCGGTCCTGTTCGCTCCGGGGCTCCGCCGGCCCCCGGCCCGCTCCAGCTCGCTGCCCCCAGAAGCCGGAACGGGAGCGACCGGACACGGAGCTTGGGCTGCACCTGCACAGATCGCCCCGCTCCCCTGGGCCCCCTTGACCCTTCTCCCGGAGCGCCCTGGGGCCCCGGCTCCCCCCGGCTCCCGCCCGCCCCGCGCCCCTTGTCCGGCCCGGCGGGACTCACCGTCCAGCGAGAGCAGCGAGTCGTGCAGCTTGCATTGGACCTGGCCCGTGCTCTGCGAGGCACAGCTCATCCACAGCCCCTCGTACAGCCCCACGGCCGTGATGATCGCGTCCCCCGCGTACGAGCTCTGCTTCCACTGCGGCAGCGCCGCGCTGCAGATGGTGCCGACCCAGCCGCCCAGCGCCAGGAAATAGCCCAGCAGCTGCAAGCCCGCGTTGGCCATGGCGGCTCCCTCGGGCACTGGGCGCTGGAGCCCAGGGGCAGGCGGCTCCGCGCTCGCTGCCCAGCCCGGCCCTGCGCTCGGCCCCCGACCGCCCTGAGAGGGGCGGGCAGCAGCGCGGCTGTGCCGGGGGCCGCCCCCGCAGGGCAGGAGCCGGCCGGCGCTGCCCGCCCCGCCGCCAACGGGTGGCTGGGGCCCGGCCCTGGGGGCGCTCGGCGGCTCTGCAGCCGGGGTGGGACCTGCCGGGCCACTCCAGGCcggggcacggggcgggggcgcTGGGTCCTTCCCGGCTTGTGAAAGGGGGAAACGGAACAGGAATGTGGATGCCGGAGCCACCCGACCCCGCCCTGAGCCGGGGCTGCTGGGGGAacccttggggaaggggctgtgagCGGGCCCCTGAGCAGCGCTCCCGCGGGCTGCCGGTGCTCCGGGGGCTGGTGCTGCCGGAGCAGCggttcccttccccaccacagccaggtgtggggggaggagggaaggagccCTCCTCTCTCTAAGCCTTCCCTTGCTGCACGGGTCAGGGCCGCTTTTCGCTGACACGCCAGGGTTGACCGGGGTCCCCCTGAAGGAAAAGCAGGAGCCGCTGCAGTGCGCGGTTAAGACACGGGCTAGCTAGGCTACCAAGGTCCGGTGATGGGAGGTCAGCTTACAGCCGTGGGAGTGTGTATGCCACTTGGGTCGGTGCATGCCCACTGCTTGGGTGCTTCCATTAGCACTGCCTGAACTACTAGCAGGGATAAAGTGAGCTGAGGCTCAGgaaggctcatgctcaaataaatctgttagtctgtaaggggccacaagtcctccttttctttctgggaatacagactgacacgactgctactctgaaacctgtcactagtaggggtatgtctacacagcaaggagagccctgctgctgggctgtttctttgctgtgta
Proteins encoded in this region:
- the CLDN19 gene encoding claudin-19 isoform X2, with the translated sequence MANAGLQLLGYFLALGGWVGTICSAALPQWKQSSYAGDAIITAVGLYEGLWMSCASQSTGQVQCKLHDSLLSLDVHLQTSRALMVVSILLGFVGVIVSVVGMKCTKVGDENPVIKSRIAVAGGILFLIAGLCTLTAVSWYATQVTYEFFNPNTPVNARYEFGSALFVGWAAASLTMLGGSFLCCSCPTPPEERRGQQYYRQSQPSTAREPNVKMSSSPIRGEQCL
- the CLDN19 gene encoding claudin-19 isoform X3 — encoded protein: MANAGLQLLGYFLALGGWVGTICSAALPQWKQSSYAGDAIITAVGLYEGLWMSCASQSTGQVQCKLHDSLLSLDVHLQTSRALMVVSILLGFVGVIVSVVGMKCTKVGDENPVIKSRIAVAGGILFLIAGLCTLTAVSWYATQVTYEFFNPNTPVNARYEFGSALFVGWAAASLTMLGGSFLCCSCPTPPEERRGQQYYRQSQPSTAREYV